One segment of Pleomorphomonas sp. PLEO DNA contains the following:
- a CDS encoding aldo/keto reductase has product MPSTSLTTASGTPLTRIGLGTAAFGTDSSADVVDATLRRAIDLGINWIDTDAIFGFGTAERLVGRAMADVPVGDRPFIATAVGFDWDGRSRRATPQPAMEPRRLRQQLERSLARLGIETVDLVKLNLSAGSDALFEDAWSAMLDLKQSGLVRAVGLIAPDSARLERAERIGTCDAVYVELSLIDRRIGESELLWRRTPTPTVIAYRALGGGELVSPDNLGSASNELPLEPLRQLLRTIASRRHAAPSAVAAAWSLTWPGVAGVAIGARCPEQLTAIARAAEIDLSVRDLSDIANLLPTLGSERGPLHPRRFAKAA; this is encoded by the coding sequence ATGCCGAGTACTTCTCTTACCACCGCCAGCGGCACACCGCTGACGCGGATTGGGCTCGGTACGGCGGCTTTCGGGACAGACAGCAGCGCCGATGTCGTGGACGCCACGCTTCGGCGCGCCATCGACCTCGGCATCAACTGGATCGACACTGACGCCATATTCGGTTTTGGCACCGCGGAACGGCTTGTTGGTCGCGCCATGGCAGACGTGCCGGTCGGCGATCGCCCGTTCATTGCCACAGCGGTCGGTTTCGATTGGGACGGTCGCTCTCGCCGAGCGACGCCACAACCGGCGATGGAGCCGCGCCGCCTCCGCCAGCAGCTCGAACGGTCACTCGCCCGTCTCGGCATCGAGACGGTGGATCTCGTCAAGCTCAACCTTTCCGCTGGCTCCGACGCCCTGTTCGAGGATGCTTGGTCAGCCATGCTCGACCTCAAGCAGAGCGGCCTTGTCCGGGCAGTCGGCCTGATCGCTCCCGATAGCGCCCGCCTCGAGCGCGCCGAACGCATCGGAACCTGTGACGCAGTCTATGTTGAACTGTCGTTGATCGATCGCCGTATCGGCGAAAGCGAGCTTTTATGGCGGCGAACACCAACACCGACCGTCATCGCCTATCGGGCACTCGGCGGCGGCGAGCTGGTGTCACCGGACAATCTAGGAAGCGCGTCAAACGAATTGCCTCTCGAACCGCTCCGGCAGCTCCTCCGAACGATAGCAAGCCGTCGGCACGCGGCACCGTCGGCGGTTGCCGCCGCCTGGAGTCTCACCTGGCCGGGGGTGGCCGGCGTCGCCATCGGCGCTCGATGTCCCGAACAGCTCACCGCCATCGCTCGCGCGGCGGAGATCGACCTTTCCGTGCGTGACCTCTCCGACATAGCCAACCTCCTGCCGACTCTCGGCAGCGAGCGCGGCCCCCTCCATCCACGCCGGTTCGCCAAGGCGGCTTGA
- a CDS encoding pyridoxal-phosphate dependent enzyme produces the protein MPVLRKPARSALDLIGATPVVELTRFDTGLCRLFVKLESANPGGSIKDRVALSMISAAEADGRLKPGGTIIEATAGNTGLGLAQVGLPKGYKVILVVPDKMSREKIAHLRALGTDVRITRSDVGKGHPAYYQDMAERLASELGAFYVNQFANPANPAAHETTTAPEIFEQLDGDVDAIVVGVGSGGTLSGIGRYFKRVSPKTEMVLADPTGSVLAPLVNTGELIEAGSWAVEGIGEDFVPPNCDLSLVSAAYTVTDAESFAAARELLSKEGILAGSSSGTLLAAALKYCRAQTVPKRVVTLVCDTGAKYLSKVYDDGWLAEQGLADRPVHGNLSDLVIRRQQDGSTVTVAPDDTLATAYKRMRQADVSQLPVVAGGRLVGILDEGDLYVALGRGAAAGHARFGEAVGDHMITDLHTLQSVDPVSAALPLFERGEVALVLDGSDFLGVVTRVDLINHLRLHS, from the coding sequence ATGCCCGTTCTCAGGAAACCCGCCCGCTCGGCGCTCGACCTGATTGGCGCTACGCCGGTTGTCGAACTCACGCGCTTCGACACCGGCCTTTGCCGCCTGTTCGTGAAGCTCGAAAGCGCCAACCCCGGCGGTTCCATCAAGGACCGCGTCGCCCTTTCGATGATTTCGGCCGCCGAGGCCGACGGCCGGTTAAAGCCCGGTGGCACGATCATCGAAGCGACCGCCGGCAACACCGGCCTCGGCCTCGCCCAGGTGGGCCTGCCCAAGGGCTACAAGGTTATTCTCGTTGTGCCCGACAAGATGTCACGCGAGAAGATTGCCCACTTGCGCGCGCTCGGCACCGATGTCCGGATCACCCGCTCGGATGTCGGTAAAGGGCATCCCGCCTACTATCAAGACATGGCCGAACGGCTCGCGAGCGAGCTCGGCGCTTTTTACGTCAACCAGTTCGCCAACCCGGCCAATCCCGCCGCCCACGAGACGACCACGGCGCCGGAGATCTTCGAGCAACTCGACGGCGATGTCGATGCCATCGTGGTCGGGGTCGGTTCGGGCGGCACGCTCTCCGGCATTGGCCGCTACTTCAAGCGGGTATCGCCAAAGACCGAGATGGTGCTGGCCGATCCCACCGGCTCGGTACTGGCACCACTCGTCAATACCGGCGAGCTGATCGAGGCAGGCTCCTGGGCCGTCGAGGGTATCGGCGAAGATTTCGTGCCGCCCAATTGCGACTTGTCTCTGGTGTCGGCCGCCTACACCGTTACCGACGCCGAGAGCTTCGCCGCCGCGCGCGAACTGTTGTCCAAGGAAGGCATTCTCGCCGGCTCGTCGTCAGGCACCCTGCTCGCCGCCGCGCTCAAATACTGCCGCGCGCAGACGGTACCCAAGCGCGTGGTGACCCTCGTCTGCGACACCGGCGCCAAATACCTGTCCAAGGTTTACGATGATGGCTGGCTGGCCGAACAAGGCCTTGCCGATCGCCCGGTCCATGGCAACCTGTCCGATCTTGTCATCCGCCGCCAGCAGGATGGCTCAACGGTCACCGTCGCTCCCGACGATACGCTCGCCACCGCCTACAAGCGGATGCGGCAGGCCGACGTTTCGCAGCTTCCCGTCGTCGCTGGCGGCCGCCTCGTCGGCATCCTTGATGAAGGCGATCTCTACGTGGCACTGGGGCGAGGGGCCGCTGCCGGCCACGCCCGCTTCGGCGAGGCAGTGGGCGACCACATGATCACCGACTTGCACACGCTGCAGTCCGTCGACCCCGTCAGCGCCGCCCTCCCCCTGTTCGAGCGCGGCGAAGTCGCACTGGTGCTCGACGGCAGCGACTTCCTCGGCGTGGTCACACGCGTCGATCTCATCAATCACCTGAGGCTTCATTCGTGA
- a CDS encoding PLP-dependent aspartate aminotransferase family protein, whose translation MTYQPPRINHRLAFSTRTIHGGQSHDPTTGAVMVPIYATSTFAQTSPGVHKGWEYGRTHNPTRQAFERAIADLESGTAGFAFASGLAAIANILETLDHGAHIVASDDLYGGTFRLIDKVRRRSAGLDVSFADFRDPQAIEAAIRPETKLIWVETPTNPMLKIVDLQTIAAIGRKHGIVTVADNTFASPAIQRPLEHGIDLVVHSTTKYLNGHSDMIGGAVVVGDNAELRERLTFLQNAVGAVSGPFDSFLALRGLKTLALRIERHSSNGLAIARFLEGRKDIRRVIYPGLESHPQHALAKTQMSAFGGIISVELDRDLQGTKRFLENTKLFTLAESLGGVESLIEHPAIMTHASIPAEQRAALGISDGLVRLSAGIEDGNDLIDDLRAALDA comes from the coding sequence GTGACCTACCAGCCCCCGCGCATCAATCACCGGCTCGCCTTCTCGACCCGCACCATCCACGGCGGCCAGAGCCACGACCCCACCACTGGCGCGGTCATGGTACCGATCTACGCCACGTCCACCTTCGCCCAGACGAGCCCCGGCGTGCACAAGGGCTGGGAATACGGCCGCACCCACAACCCGACCCGGCAGGCCTTCGAGCGGGCCATAGCCGATCTCGAGAGCGGCACCGCCGGCTTCGCCTTTGCCTCGGGCCTTGCCGCCATCGCCAATATCCTGGAAACGCTGGACCACGGCGCCCACATCGTCGCCTCTGACGACCTTTACGGCGGCACTTTCCGCCTGATCGACAAGGTGCGGCGGCGCTCGGCCGGCCTCGATGTCTCGTTCGCCGACTTCCGCGATCCCCAGGCCATCGAGGCGGCGATCCGGCCAGAGACGAAGCTGATCTGGGTGGAAACGCCCACCAACCCGATGCTGAAGATCGTCGATCTGCAGACGATAGCTGCCATCGGCCGCAAGCACGGCATCGTCACCGTCGCCGACAACACCTTCGCCAGCCCCGCCATCCAGCGGCCGCTCGAACATGGCATTGACCTCGTCGTCCATTCGACGACCAAATATCTCAATGGCCATTCCGACATGATCGGCGGCGCCGTGGTGGTCGGCGACAATGCCGAACTGAGGGAGCGCCTGACCTTTCTGCAGAACGCCGTCGGCGCGGTGTCCGGCCCGTTCGACAGCTTCCTGGCCCTACGCGGCCTCAAGACGCTTGCGCTGCGCATCGAGCGGCATTCGTCCAACGGACTGGCAATCGCCCGCTTTCTCGAAGGCCGCAAGGACATCCGGCGGGTGATCTATCCCGGCCTCGAGAGCCACCCGCAGCATGCTCTGGCGAAAACGCAGATGTCAGCCTTTGGTGGCATCATCAGTGTCGAACTCGACCGCGACCTTCAGGGCACCAAGCGTTTCCTTGAAAACACCAAGCTGTTCACGCTGGCCGAAAGCCTCGGCGGTGTGGAGAGCCTGATCGAGCATCCGGCCATCATGACGCACGCTTCCATCCCGGCCGAGCAGCGGGCCGCGCTCGGCATTTCCGACGGTCTCGTCCGTCTGTCAGCCGGCATCGAGGATGGTAACGACCTGATCGACGATCTCAGGGCCGCTCTCGACGCCTGA
- a CDS encoding low specificity L-threonine aldolase: protein MANSAQQFASDNYAGICPEAWAEMERANGGSAIAYGEDHWTQRAADAFRHLFEKDCEVFFVFNGTAANSLALASLCQSFHSVICASSAHVETDECGAPEFFSNGSKLLVAPQTSLKLTPAIIRELATSRSDIHFPKPRVVTITQPTETGLVYSLDEVRAIAAVCRELGLKLHMDGARFAHACAALGCSPAELSWQAGVDVLCFGGTKNGMAVGEAVIFFDKALAEDFDYRCKQAGQLASKMRFLSAPWIGMLESGAWLRNARHGNACAARLAAAIAGEAGIEFLFPVEANSVFLSAPEPVLDELRRRGWRFYTFIGGGARFMFAWDADPARVDELAADIRSAAVSRRKEDRAEQAPRLELAEGTEAL, encoded by the coding sequence GTGGCCAATTCCGCCCAGCAGTTCGCAAGCGACAATTACGCCGGCATATGTCCAGAGGCTTGGGCCGAGATGGAACGGGCCAACGGCGGATCGGCTATAGCCTACGGCGAAGATCACTGGACCCAGCGCGCAGCCGACGCTTTTCGACATCTTTTTGAAAAGGACTGCGAGGTCTTTTTCGTGTTCAACGGCACCGCTGCCAATTCGCTGGCCTTGGCGTCTCTTTGCCAGTCGTTCCATAGCGTCATCTGCGCCTCGTCGGCGCATGTGGAGACTGACGAGTGTGGCGCGCCTGAGTTCTTTTCCAACGGATCGAAGCTGCTCGTTGCTCCCCAGACATCGCTCAAGCTGACGCCGGCGATTATCAGGGAATTGGCCACCAGCCGATCCGACATCCACTTCCCCAAGCCCCGGGTGGTAACCATCACCCAGCCGACCGAAACCGGCCTCGTCTATAGCCTTGATGAGGTGCGAGCCATCGCTGCGGTCTGTCGGGAGTTGGGGCTCAAGTTGCACATGGACGGTGCCCGCTTCGCCCATGCCTGCGCGGCGCTTGGCTGTTCGCCCGCCGAGTTGTCCTGGCAGGCCGGAGTCGACGTGCTTTGTTTCGGCGGGACCAAGAACGGCATGGCCGTTGGTGAGGCCGTCATCTTCTTCGACAAGGCTTTGGCTGAGGATTTCGACTATCGGTGCAAGCAGGCCGGGCAGCTTGCCTCGAAAATGCGGTTCCTGTCGGCGCCATGGATCGGCATGCTGGAAAGTGGCGCCTGGCTCCGCAATGCTCGTCACGGCAATGCCTGCGCGGCGCGATTGGCGGCGGCGATTGCCGGTGAGGCCGGCATCGAATTCCTCTTCCCGGTAGAGGCGAACTCAGTGTTTCTGAGCGCTCCGGAGCCGGTGCTGGACGAACTGCGCCGTCGAGGCTGGCGCTTCTATACCTTCATCGGTGGCGGCGCCCGGTTCATGTTCGCCTGGGACGCCGATCCGGCGCGCGTCGACGAGCTCGCAGCTGACATTCGATCGGCGGCGGTATCAAGGCGCAAGGAAGACCGAGCCGAGCAAGCCCCGCGGCTCGAGCTGGCGGAGGGTACCGAGGCGCTCTGA
- a CDS encoding pyridoxal-phosphate dependent enzyme → MARLGLERNVVDTQVLDRTVARLGQEGVLLPTLGQLANPTTIPDGVRQRLANVDPDVANPLNLFRVHWFNDTARSGLTDTPVYVEVPSELTGVKARIVLALGNRFPMIRAHKVLAAYGCLVPRLVTGQFDPSHHKAIWPSTGNYCRGGVAISRILGCHGVAVLPENMSRERFDWLDKWVVDSSDVIKTPGSESNVKEIYDECARLDSDADNIIFNQFCEFGNYLVHRTCTGAALETLFKAITKDRPGSKLAAFVSASGSSGTLAAGDHLKERHGTKIVVVEATECPTLLENGFGEHNIQGIGDKHVPYIHNVMNTDMVAGVSDTDTDRLIVLFNTEVGRNYLVERRGIDPKLVAELSNLGLSSICNMLAAIKTAKYYDMGPDDVIVSLATDGAAMYGSEIDKVIKRDFGNRFDTVAAGETWGRSLAAASTSDLLEMTHIDRKRVFNLGYFTWVEQQGVDIDDFKARAKQSYWDGLLDLVPAWDEMIADVNAKSGAAKKLGL, encoded by the coding sequence ATGGCGCGGCTCGGTTTGGAACGTAACGTCGTCGACACACAGGTGCTAGACCGAACCGTCGCTCGCCTAGGACAAGAGGGCGTGCTGCTGCCCACTCTCGGGCAGCTGGCGAACCCGACGACCATTCCCGACGGCGTGCGCCAGCGCCTCGCCAACGTCGATCCCGACGTCGCAAACCCGCTCAACCTGTTTCGCGTGCATTGGTTCAACGACACGGCCCGCAGCGGTCTGACCGACACGCCTGTCTACGTCGAGGTTCCAAGCGAACTCACCGGCGTCAAGGCCCGCATCGTTCTCGCGCTCGGCAACCGCTTCCCGATGATCCGCGCCCACAAGGTGCTGGCGGCCTACGGCTGCCTCGTGCCGCGCCTCGTCACCGGCCAGTTCGATCCCAGCCATCACAAGGCGATTTGGCCGTCCACCGGCAACTACTGCCGCGGCGGCGTCGCCATCTCGCGCATTCTCGGCTGCCATGGCGTCGCCGTGCTGCCGGAGAACATGAGCCGCGAGCGCTTCGACTGGCTCGACAAGTGGGTGGTGGATAGCTCCGACGTCATCAAGACGCCGGGCTCAGAAAGCAACGTCAAGGAAATCTATGACGAATGCGCCCGGCTCGACAGCGATGCCGACAACATTATCTTCAACCAGTTCTGCGAGTTCGGAAACTATCTCGTCCACCGCACCTGCACCGGCGCGGCGCTGGAGACGCTGTTCAAGGCGATCACCAAGGACCGTCCGGGCTCGAAACTTGCTGCCTTCGTTTCGGCCTCCGGATCGAGCGGCACGCTGGCGGCCGGCGACCACCTCAAGGAACGCCATGGCACGAAGATCGTCGTCGTCGAGGCGACCGAGTGCCCGACGCTGTTGGAAAACGGCTTCGGCGAGCACAACATTCAGGGCATCGGCGACAAGCACGTGCCCTACATCCACAACGTCATGAACACCGACATGGTGGCCGGCGTCAGCGACACCGACACCGATCGCTTGATCGTTCTGTTCAACACCGAAGTTGGCCGCAACTACCTCGTGGAGCGGCGTGGCATCGATCCGAAGCTGGTGGCGGAGCTCTCCAATCTCGGCTTGTCGTCGATCTGCAACATGCTGGCGGCTATCAAGACGGCCAAATACTACGACATGGGCCCGGATGACGTCATCGTCTCGCTGGCAACCGATGGCGCCGCCATGTACGGCAGCGAGATCGACAAGGTGATCAAGCGCGATTTCGGCAATAGGTTCGACACGGTGGCAGCGGGCGAGACCTGGGGCCGCTCGCTGGCAGCGGCATCGACCAGCGACCTGCTCGAAATGACCCATATCGACCGCAAGCGCGTGTTCAACCTCGGCTACTTCACCTGGGTGGAGCAGCAGGGCGTCGACATCGACGACTTCAAGGCCCGCGCCAAGCAATCCTACTGGGATGGTCTGCTCGATCTCGTGCCCGCCTGGGACGAAATGATTGCCGACGTCAACGCCAAGAGCGGCGCCGCCAAGAAGCTGGGTCTCTAG
- a CDS encoding pyridoxal-phosphate dependent enzyme — MVMFRCHGCGAEVDAGVRLAFRCPNSSLGGDDVDHVLAVKSEAPSPSIGNETDPFLRYRAWLSPYRLARSSGLADSAWGDLVGQLDQALTAIDGRGFRVTPMADQRPLAEAIGLPGALWVKDETHNVSGSHKARHLMGVMLYLRILEAARLPAGENLRARRLAIASCGNAALAAAVVARAAEWPLDVFIPPDADMSVKARLKELGAQITICDRRSGEAGDPCYLRFREAVASGAIPFGVQGTDNGLAIEGGRTLAFEMAEEFSRVGTVPDALFVQVGGGALASALAQGLALAHANGLLSSLPKLFAVQTAGCAPLARAWERLSGVDLPTAVRTRSQFMWPWETTPVSLAHGILDDETYDWWSIAEGMRASGGSTVVVDETQVSAAHKAGRLHTDIVASATGTAGLAGVIAKPEAGKQIAVIFSGIER; from the coding sequence ATGGTGATGTTTCGTTGCCACGGCTGCGGTGCCGAGGTCGATGCCGGCGTTCGGTTGGCGTTCCGCTGTCCGAATTCCAGCTTGGGCGGCGATGACGTCGACCATGTGCTCGCGGTCAAGAGCGAAGCGCCGTCGCCGTCAATCGGCAACGAAACCGACCCTTTCCTGCGCTACCGAGCCTGGCTTTCTCCCTACCGGTTGGCGCGGTCATCAGGGCTTGCCGACTCCGCCTGGGGAGATCTTGTCGGCCAGCTCGACCAGGCCCTGACGGCCATTGACGGGCGCGGCTTCCGGGTTACGCCGATGGCTGACCAGCGTCCGCTCGCAGAAGCTATTGGTCTGCCAGGAGCGCTGTGGGTCAAGGACGAAACCCACAACGTGTCGGGCTCCCACAAGGCGCGTCATCTGATGGGTGTGATGCTCTACCTGCGCATCCTGGAGGCAGCCCGATTGCCGGCCGGCGAAAACCTTCGGGCGCGGCGGCTGGCAATCGCGTCTTGTGGCAACGCGGCCCTTGCCGCCGCTGTCGTGGCGCGGGCAGCGGAGTGGCCGCTGGATGTGTTCATCCCGCCCGACGCCGACATGTCGGTAAAGGCACGGCTGAAGGAGCTCGGTGCCCAGATCACCATCTGCGATCGACGCTCAGGTGAGGCTGGCGATCCCTGCTACCTGCGCTTCCGCGAGGCCGTCGCCTCCGGCGCCATTCCCTTTGGTGTACAAGGCACCGACAACGGGTTGGCGATCGAGGGCGGTCGCACGCTTGCCTTCGAGATGGCGGAAGAGTTCAGCCGGGTCGGCACGGTGCCTGATGCGCTATTCGTTCAAGTCGGCGGCGGAGCGTTGGCTAGCGCACTGGCGCAGGGTCTGGCACTGGCGCACGCGAACGGGCTGCTATCGTCGCTTCCCAAGCTGTTCGCCGTCCAGACGGCCGGCTGCGCGCCGTTGGCCCGCGCCTGGGAGCGCCTCAGCGGGGTAGACCTCCCAACAGCGGTGAGAACGCGATCACAGTTCATGTGGCCCTGGGAAACGACGCCGGTCAGCCTCGCGCATGGCATTCTCGACGACGAAACCTATGACTGGTGGTCCATTGCCGAGGGTATGCGCGCAAGCGGGGGCTCGACCGTCGTCGTCGACGAGACCCAAGTCTCGGCGGCCCATAAGGCCGGGCGCCTGCATACCGATATCGTCGCGTCGGCGACCGGAACCGCGGGCCTTGCCGGCGTGATCGCCAAGCCCGAGGCTGGCAAGCAGATCGCAGTGATTTTTTCCGGCATCGAGAGATAG
- a CDS encoding NADH-dependent [FeFe] hydrogenase, group A6 translates to MTNMINATINGVPVEVAPGTTILDAARQVHVKIPTLCKHPDLEATGACGICIVKVKNTGRMLRSCCTPLDEGMDILTETPEIVQVRRGILELTLSRHPNECLTCLRNQNCELQALAADFGMNASDLPNIVPDLPLDTSTKSIVLDPRKCVLCGRCITVCQQHQNVWALSFLNRGFKTRIAAAGDIPLADSPCVRCGQCSAHCPTGAIVEYDETVAVWDKLQDPDVYCVVQIAPAVRVAVGEAFGFPIGANLTGKIYASLRRMGFKAVFDTNFGADLTIIEEASEFKSRLLEGTGALPLITSCCPGWVDFMEKFHGDMIDHFSSCKSPHEMVGALSKTYYAHKMGIDPAKVFVVSVMPCTAKKSEIIRSKEMSSSGYQDVDISLTTREFARMIKQSGIDFVAIPEEQPDHMLGAYTGAGTIFGATGGVMEAALRTAHYYVTGHDAPRVDFEMTRGLKGVKEGKINVAGKEIRVAVAHGLANVEQVIEKVRAAREAGEEPPYHFIEVMACAGGCVGGGGQPYGATNELRSKRAAGLYQEDQAGLWRCSHHNPHIKELYANFLGEIGGHEAHELLHTSYQVLPEYKR, encoded by the coding sequence ATGACAAACATGATCAACGCAACGATTAACGGCGTGCCTGTGGAGGTTGCCCCGGGAACCACCATCCTGGATGCGGCACGCCAGGTTCACGTGAAGATTCCGACGCTTTGCAAGCATCCGGATCTCGAGGCGACCGGGGCCTGCGGCATCTGCATCGTCAAGGTGAAGAACACCGGCAGGATGCTGCGCTCGTGCTGCACGCCCCTCGACGAGGGAATGGATATCCTGACGGAGACGCCGGAGATCGTCCAGGTCCGACGCGGTATCCTGGAACTGACGCTGTCACGTCACCCGAACGAGTGCCTGACCTGCCTCCGTAATCAGAACTGCGAGTTGCAAGCGCTGGCTGCCGACTTCGGCATGAACGCCTCCGATCTGCCGAACATAGTGCCCGACCTGCCGCTGGACACCTCCACCAAGAGCATCGTGCTGGATCCACGCAAATGCGTGTTGTGCGGTCGCTGCATCACGGTCTGCCAGCAGCACCAGAACGTCTGGGCGTTGAGCTTCCTCAATCGCGGGTTCAAGACGCGCATCGCGGCGGCTGGCGACATTCCATTGGCCGACTCGCCCTGCGTGCGGTGCGGCCAGTGCTCGGCCCATTGTCCGACCGGCGCCATCGTCGAATATGATGAGACGGTTGCCGTCTGGGACAAGCTGCAGGATCCGGATGTCTATTGTGTCGTGCAGATCGCGCCCGCCGTTCGCGTCGCGGTTGGCGAGGCTTTTGGCTTCCCAATCGGCGCCAACCTGACCGGCAAGATCTACGCCTCGCTGCGCCGGATGGGCTTCAAGGCGGTGTTCGACACCAACTTCGGTGCCGACCTGACGATTATCGAGGAGGCCTCCGAGTTCAAGAGCCGGCTGCTCGAAGGAACGGGCGCGCTGCCTTTGATCACCAGCTGCTGTCCGGGCTGGGTCGACTTCATGGAGAAGTTCCATGGCGACATGATCGATCATTTCTCAAGCTGCAAGTCGCCGCATGAGATGGTCGGAGCTCTGTCCAAGACCTATTACGCGCACAAAATGGGGATCGACCCCGCCAAGGTCTTCGTCGTGTCGGTCATGCCCTGCACGGCCAAGAAGTCCGAGATCATCCGCTCCAAGGAGATGAGCTCATCGGGCTATCAGGACGTGGACATATCGCTGACCACGCGTGAGTTCGCGCGCATGATCAAGCAGTCGGGCATTGATTTCGTCGCCATCCCCGAAGAGCAGCCGGACCATATGCTCGGCGCCTATACCGGCGCCGGCACCATCTTCGGCGCCACTGGCGGTGTCATGGAGGCCGCCCTTCGCACGGCGCATTACTATGTCACTGGCCATGATGCACCGCGCGTCGACTTCGAGATGACCCGTGGCCTCAAGGGCGTCAAGGAAGGCAAGATCAACGTCGCCGGCAAGGAGATCCGTGTCGCTGTCGCTCACGGCCTCGCCAATGTCGAACAGGTGATCGAAAAGGTGAGGGCCGCCCGTGAGGCGGGCGAAGAGCCGCCCTATCACTTCATAGAGGTGATGGCTTGCGCCGGTGGTTGTGTCGGCGGTGGCGGGCAGCCTTATGGCGCCACCAACGAACTCCGAAGCAAGCGGGCCGCCGGGCTTTACCAGGAAGACCAAGCCGGTCTCTGGCGCTGTTCGCACCACAATCCCCACATCAAGGAACTCTACGCCAACTTCCTCGGTGAGATCGGTGGCCACGAGGCGCACGAACTCCTGCACACCAGTTATCAGGTGCTGCCGGAGTACAAGCGCTGA
- a CDS encoding NADH-ubiquinone oxidoreductase-F iron-sulfur binding region domain-containing protein — protein sequence MKPEELEVKAAAELAKQQAMEVRLVCCSSTGCQSSGAADIVARIKADIAARGLDGKVQVGGTGCMGLCSKGPLVRMTCNAHEDVLFSEMTPDLATRLVEEVVAPIASGETVDNPVGPLSAHVVDLHAAFFAMQERVVLSNNGHADPEKLADYLVHGGYQGLRKALTMSAEEICKEMLASGLRGRGGAGYPTGLKWDFARRVESDVKYVICNGDEGDPGAFMDRSVLEGDPHAVIEGMMIAARAMNATNGVFYIRAEYPLAVDRIEKAIRQARQAGLVGRNILNSGWSFDFDVRLGAGAFVCGEETALIASVEGKRGTPRPRPPFPSVKGLWDKPSCVNNVETLANVPRILLKGADWFAAKGTEKSKGTKVFALTGKIAHNGLVEVPMGITIREIVETIGGGTGTDRKVKGVQTGGPSGGMIPESQFDTPISYEHLQQLGSMMGSGGLIVIDDQDSVVELARFYLDFCVDESCGKCAPCRIGGTQMLHLLDKIVAGDGTEEDIVNIRMIAQAMQRGSLCALGQTAPNPVLSALKHFTSEFTERLKKPVAAEA from the coding sequence ATGAAGCCGGAAGAGCTTGAAGTGAAAGCTGCCGCCGAGCTTGCCAAACAGCAAGCGATGGAAGTGCGCCTGGTCTGCTGCTCGAGTACGGGCTGTCAGTCATCCGGCGCGGCGGATATCGTCGCGCGTATCAAGGCCGATATTGCAGCGAGAGGACTGGACGGCAAGGTTCAGGTTGGCGGTACGGGCTGTATGGGCCTGTGCAGCAAAGGGCCCTTGGTGCGCATGACCTGTAACGCGCATGAGGATGTCCTGTTCAGTGAAATGACACCTGATCTGGCGACACGCCTCGTCGAGGAAGTGGTCGCTCCGATCGCCAGTGGCGAAACGGTCGATAATCCGGTCGGGCCGCTTAGCGCCCACGTCGTCGATCTGCACGCCGCCTTCTTCGCCATGCAGGAGCGCGTCGTGCTCTCCAACAATGGCCATGCCGATCCCGAAAAACTCGCCGACTATCTCGTCCACGGTGGCTATCAGGGCCTCAGGAAAGCCTTGACCATGTCGGCCGAGGAAATCTGCAAGGAAATGCTGGCCTCTGGCCTGCGCGGTCGTGGCGGTGCCGGTTATCCGACTGGTCTAAAATGGGATTTCGCGCGCCGTGTGGAATCCGACGTCAAATACGTCATCTGCAACGGTGACGAGGGCGACCCAGGCGCCTTCATGGATCGCTCGGTGCTTGAGGGCGACCCGCACGCGGTGATCGAGGGCATGATGATCGCCGCGCGCGCCATGAACGCCACCAACGGCGTGTTCTACATTCGCGCCGAATATCCACTGGCCGTCGACCGTATCGAGAAGGCCATTCGCCAGGCCCGTCAGGCTGGCCTCGTTGGCCGCAACATCCTGAATTCCGGCTGGAGCTTCGATTTCGACGTCCGCCTGGGCGCCGGCGCCTTCGTCTGCGGCGAGGAGACCGCCCTGATCGCCTCGGTCGAGGGAAAGCGCGGCACGCCGCGCCCGCGCCCGCCGTTCCCCTCGGTCAAGGGGCTCTGGGACAAGCCGAGCTGCGTCAACAACGTCGAAACGCTTGCCAACGTGCCGCGCATCCTGCTCAAGGGCGCCGATTGGTTCGCTGCCAAGGGGACGGAAAAGTCGAAGGGCACCAAGGTGTTCGCACTGACCGGCAAGATCGCTCACAACGGCCTCGTCGAGGTTCCCATGGGCATCACCATCCGCGAGATCGTCGAAACGATCGGCGGCGGCACAGGTACCGATCGCAAGGTGAAGGGCGTGCAGACCGGCGGCCCGTCGGGCGGCATGATCCCGGAAAGCCAATTCGACACGCCGATTTCCTATGAGCATCTCCAGCAGCTCGGCTCGATGATGGGGTCTGGCGGTCTCATCGTTATCGACGACCAGGACAGCGTTGTCGAACTCGCTCGCTTTTATCTCGACTTCTGCGTCGATGAGTCCTGCGGCAAGTGCGCGCCCTGCCGTATCGGCGGAACGCAGATGCTGCATCTTCTCGACAAGATCGTTGCCGGAGACGGCACTGAGGAGGACATCGTAAACATCAGGATGATCGCTCAAGCCATGCAGAGGGGCTCGCTTTGCGCGCTCGGACAGACAGCGCCCAATCCGGTGCTGTCGGCGCTCAAGCACTTCACATCGGAGTTCACCGAACGCCTCAAGAAGCCCGTGGCTGCCGAAGCCTGA